The following are encoded together in the Oncorhynchus masou masou isolate Uvic2021 chromosome 5, UVic_Omas_1.1, whole genome shotgun sequence genome:
- the setmar gene encoding histone-lysine N-methyltransferase SETMAR: MSIIKVFDQYLCKGLENVPVLREGNVSKEEYSEFQYSPENIQGPGCDIDPSEVTLPGCSCYAHSCLRESCSCLQTYGQTCRQTYDSHGRLQEQGDTETGYCRPVFECNALCGCSEACCNRVVQRGLGLKLCVYPTEDRGWGMRALEPIPCGTFVCEYAGEVIGFEEARRRQLAQGLEDNNYIIAVREYAGQGPVSETFVDPTVVGNVGRFLNHSCQPNLFMVPVRVHSLVPRLALFASRDITPQEELTFDYSGGYSNTPSVERLVQSDPGTEASETGTLQRKPCHCGAQNCSQFLPLDLSVLNN, encoded by the exons ATGAGTATAATAAAGGTTTTTGATCAGTATTTGTGCAAGGGTCTCGAAAATGTTCCAGTTTTACGAGAGGGTAATGTCAGCAAAGAAGAATATTCTGAATTTCAG TATTCTCCAGAGAACATCCAGGGGCCGGGATGTGACATAGACCCCAGTGAGGTGACTCTTCCTGGATGCTCCTGCTACGCCCACTCCTGCCTTAGAGAGAGCTGCTCCTGCCTGCAGACTTACggacagacatgcagacaaacGTACGACAGCCATGGCCGACTCCAAGAACAGGGGGATACGGAGACTGGTTACTGCAGGCCTGTGTTTGAGTGTAACGCCTTGTGTGGCTGTAGTGAGGCCTGCTGTAACCGGGTGGTCCAGAGAGGCCTGGGGCTCAAGTTGTGTGTCTACCCCACAGAGGACAGAGGCTGGGGCATGCGAGCGCTGGAGCCCATCCCCTGTGGAACCTTTGTGTGTGAGTATGCCGGGGAGGTGATCGGCTTTGAGGAGGCCAGACGCAGACAGCTTGCTCAGGGGCTTGAGGACAACAACTACATAATTGCTGTGCGGGAGTATGCTGGCCAGGGCCCTGTCAGTGAGACCTTTGTGGACCCAACTGTGGTTGGGAATGTGGGGCGTTTTCTGAACCACTCCTGCCAGCCCAACCTGTTCATGGTGCCTGTCCGGGTGCACTCCCTGGTGCCCAGGCTGGCCCTGTTTGCTAGCAGGGACATCACCCCTCAGGAGGAGCTCACATTTGACTACTCAGGGGGCTATAGCAATACACCCTCTGTGGAGAGGTTGGTCCAGAGTGACCCTGGGACAGAGGCCAGTGAGACAGGTACCCTCCAGAGGAAACCATGCCACTGTGGTGCCCAGAACTGTTCCCAATTTCTGCCACTGGATTTATCTGTTCTCAACAATTAG